Proteins from a genomic interval of Asticcacaulis sp. AND118:
- a CDS encoding GNAT family N-acetyltransferase, with amino-acid sequence MNGIGPVLESPRLILRPPAAEDFEGFKTFHADARVMTYLGGPSGPAIAWRSMRYMAGLWQMDGFAMFSIIEKASGQWIGRGGPIRPYDWPGVEVGWGLLPDWWGKGLALEATAMATEFAFTQLGLDAVVHTIDPRNDESARLATRLGSRREGPVKLPEPYVDTTVDLWRQTAEEWRVNRTRFDFIL; translated from the coding sequence ATGAACGGGATCGGACCAGTTCTGGAAAGCCCGCGCCTGATCCTGCGCCCGCCTGCAGCCGAAGATTTCGAGGGATTCAAAACCTTCCATGCGGATGCGCGCGTTATGACCTATCTCGGTGGGCCTTCCGGGCCGGCCATAGCCTGGCGCTCGATGCGCTACATGGCCGGGTTGTGGCAGATGGACGGCTTCGCCATGTTCAGCATCATCGAGAAGGCTTCCGGACAATGGATCGGCCGTGGCGGCCCTATTCGGCCTTATGACTGGCCCGGCGTCGAGGTCGGCTGGGGCCTGTTGCCGGACTGGTGGGGCAAGGGGCTGGCGTTGGAAGCCACGGCAATGGCCACAGAGTTTGCGTTCACCCAACTGGGGCTGGACGCAGTGGTGCACACTATCGATCCGCGTAACGACGAATCGGCGCGTCTGGCGACGCGGCTGGGCTCGCGCCGCGAAGGCCCCGTCAAGCTACCGGAACCCTATGTCGATACGACGGTCGATCTGTGGAGACAGACGGCTGAGGAATGGCGCGTAAACCGCACGCGCTTCGATTTTATACTGTAA
- a CDS encoding phytanoyl-CoA dioxygenase family protein produces the protein MTGLKPADIFATELDEQGWSLFPDLLPVETVQALREDCLKWVDICRGYQMRNGINADGDGTAHHSIGAGDSIDAFIDSHLFDAHFQQFFSGAPYILHACNPVGGFPARRNYVHNIHRDVRTFIPAYNMRMNVLVMLDDFTEENGATHVLSGSHRRAEMPSEAEFDAGFERLTGKAGSVVLFNSYLWHRGGLNRTESPRVALTLSYGPAFIKPQMDYARLLGEDHGRTLSEQTRQVLGYNSRVPTTLDEWYRPAPDRLYHGNQG, from the coding sequence ATGACTGGTCTCAAACCCGCAGACATTTTCGCTACCGAACTGGACGAACAGGGGTGGTCGCTATTTCCGGATCTGCTGCCGGTCGAGACGGTGCAGGCCCTGCGCGAAGACTGCCTGAAATGGGTCGATATCTGCCGTGGTTATCAGATGCGCAACGGCATAAATGCCGATGGCGACGGCACGGCCCACCACTCGATCGGCGCGGGCGATTCCATCGACGCCTTCATCGACAGCCACCTATTCGATGCCCATTTCCAACAGTTCTTCTCAGGTGCGCCCTATATTCTCCACGCCTGCAATCCGGTCGGCGGTTTCCCGGCGCGACGCAACTATGTGCACAATATTCACCGCGACGTGCGCACTTTCATTCCCGCCTACAATATGCGCATGAACGTACTGGTCATGCTGGATGACTTCACCGAAGAGAACGGTGCGACACACGTGCTGTCGGGTTCGCACCGCCGGGCGGAAATGCCATCCGAGGCTGAATTCGACGCCGGTTTCGAGCGCCTGACGGGCAAGGCCGGCAGCGTGGTCCTATTCAACTCCTACCTCTGGCATCGCGGCGGGCTGAACCGCACAGAGAGCCCGCGCGTGGCCTTGACACTCAGCTATGGCCCCGCCTTCATCAAGCCGCAGATGGACTATGCCCGTCTGCTTGGCGAAGACCACGGCCGGACCTTGAGCGAACAGACAAGGCAGGTCCTGGGTTATAATTCACGGGTGCCGACGACGCTGGACGAATGGTACAGACCGGCGCCGGACCGCCTCTATCACGGAAATCAGGGATAA
- a CDS encoding bifunctional 2-polyprenyl-6-hydroxyphenol methylase/3-demethylubiquinol 3-O-methyltransferase UbiG, producing MPTRDFNQEARSLTDKKYNYDFDGIVRQYMMRAFEPFFGPGPALELGCYEGDSTLELVRYFDDLTVVEASSEALDVARSRVQGNVRFIQSVFEDLEPGQLYDTIFLINTLEHIDNSVEVLARIREWLTAEGRLFVLVPNADAPSRQIAVYMGLITHNNAVTPGEWTHGHRRTYSFDTLNRDLRDAGLSVLHAGGILFKGLANFQMDKALEAGIIDMNYIEGCYKLGQIQPTLCSSIFAVCTR from the coding sequence ATGCCGACACGCGACTTCAATCAGGAAGCCCGATCTCTGACCGATAAGAAGTACAATTATGATTTCGACGGCATCGTGCGCCAGTACATGATGCGCGCATTCGAGCCGTTTTTCGGGCCCGGGCCGGCACTGGAGCTGGGGTGTTATGAAGGCGATTCGACGCTGGAACTGGTGCGTTATTTCGATGATCTGACGGTCGTCGAGGCCTCTTCCGAAGCGCTGGATGTCGCGCGGTCACGCGTACAGGGCAATGTGCGTTTCATTCAGTCGGTATTCGAAGACCTGGAACCCGGACAGCTTTACGACACCATCTTCCTGATCAATACGCTGGAGCATATCGACAATTCGGTCGAGGTGCTGGCGCGTATTCGCGAATGGCTGACCGCCGAGGGGCGGCTATTTGTCCTTGTGCCCAATGCCGACGCCCCGTCGCGTCAGATTGCCGTCTATATGGGGCTGATCACGCACAACAATGCCGTCACGCCGGGCGAATGGACCCACGGCCATCGTCGCACCTATTCGTTTGACACGCTGAACCGCGACCTGCGCGATGCCGGCCTGAGCGTGCTGCACGCCGGCGGCATCCTGTTCAAGGGCCTGGCCAACTTCCAGATGGATAAGGCTCTGGAAGCCGGGATCATCGACATGAACTATATCGAGGGCTGCTACAAGCTGGGGCAGATTCAACCGACCCTGTGTTCCAGTATCTTCGCGGTCTGCACCCGATAG
- a CDS encoding GNAT family N-acetyltransferase, giving the protein MPGVHPYADPFYVEALGPTEGQALWVPDWGSACLKRPIAGGGYDAVGSYPLTPLSVSADLAAGLTQLQAEGLISVVMVPDPLHRLPLQVLSRHFSHWTEFKTHLLIDGPYAPSRHHRERIRRGYRRCQIMQGRLSPWLDDWKRLYARLVAHRGITGMADFRAPYFDRLAAIPGLSAFTASVDGQIVGMTLWFAQDGVVYNHLTACDETGYANSAAFALYDAAITAFAGQGVINLGGGSGASGADGGGLFAFKQGFANAEITAHICGQILDAEAYARLSAGKPPGFFPAYRG; this is encoded by the coding sequence TTGCCCGGAGTACATCCTTATGCCGATCCCTTCTACGTCGAAGCGCTAGGCCCGACGGAGGGACAGGCGCTATGGGTGCCGGACTGGGGCTCGGCGTGCCTGAAACGTCCGATAGCGGGCGGTGGATATGATGCGGTCGGCAGCTATCCTCTCACCCCTTTGAGCGTCTCAGCCGATCTGGCAGCCGGTCTGACGCAATTGCAGGCAGAGGGCCTGATCAGTGTCGTTATGGTGCCCGATCCTTTGCATCGGCTGCCACTGCAGGTCCTGTCGCGGCATTTTTCGCATTGGACCGAATTCAAAACGCATCTGCTGATTGACGGGCCCTATGCCCCCAGCCGTCACCATCGCGAGCGCATTCGCCGGGGTTATCGTCGTTGCCAGATAATGCAGGGCCGGCTGTCGCCCTGGCTCGACGATTGGAAACGTCTCTATGCGAGGTTGGTCGCGCACCGCGGCATTACGGGTATGGCCGATTTTCGCGCACCCTACTTCGACCGACTGGCGGCCATACCGGGCCTGTCGGCTTTTACCGCTTCCGTGGACGGACAAATCGTCGGCATGACACTGTGGTTTGCGCAGGACGGCGTGGTCTATAACCACCTGACGGCCTGCGATGAAACGGGCTACGCCAACAGTGCCGCCTTCGCGCTTTACGACGCCGCCATCACGGCCTTTGCCGGGCAGGGCGTGATAAATCTGGGCGGAGGCTCAGGCGCTTCCGGGGCGGACGGCGGCGGGCTGTTTGCCTTCAAGCAGGGCTTTGCCAATGCCGAGATCACGGCGCATATTTGCGGCCAAATCCTCGATGCCGAAGCCTATGCCCGCCTTAGCGCCGGCAAACCGCCGGGTTTTTTCCCCGCTTATCGCGGTTAG
- a CDS encoding aminotransferase class I/II-fold pyridoxal phosphate-dependent enzyme: protein MRSTARVQFTPPAPAHDWLPVARPHMPPASAIAPYLDHIDASRHYSNFGPLVCELEKRLAERLGPDAHAVTASSGTSALLLALMALNLPKGSVCALPSWTFVATAHAVLAAGLTPWFIDVDAETAMLDPQMCQTVLSRAPGEVRALIPVCAHGAPLDVEGWAQFQARTGVRVVVDAAAAHDSLTEAPFPMAVSVHATKSLGVGEGGYIVCPNADFALRVRMLSSFGFNGTRESQMVALNAKMSEYAAAVALSAMDNWASTRLLYQQTAFKLRIALKDVPQVQFQEGWGLRWVSSVCVVRVPQEALMPLIAFLKSHHIDSRQWWGDGCHTSRAFTDILRDTLPNTEHLAATTLGLPYCATMDDAQVARLTGLLQSFFQDA, encoded by the coding sequence ATGCGCAGCACCGCCAGAGTTCAGTTCACCCCGCCCGCGCCTGCGCACGACTGGCTCCCCGTCGCGCGGCCGCATATGCCGCCGGCTTCGGCCATCGCCCCCTATCTCGATCACATCGATGCCTCGCGGCACTATTCCAATTTCGGCCCGCTGGTGTGCGAACTGGAAAAGCGGCTGGCCGAGCGTCTCGGTCCTGACGCCCATGCGGTGACCGCGTCGAGCGGCACGTCGGCGCTGCTGCTGGCTTTGATGGCGCTGAACCTGCCCAAGGGCTCGGTCTGCGCCCTACCGTCCTGGACCTTCGTGGCCACGGCTCATGCGGTGCTGGCGGCGGGTCTGACGCCGTGGTTTATCGATGTCGATGCGGAAACGGCCATGCTCGATCCGCAGATGTGTCAGACCGTTCTGTCTCGTGCCCCCGGCGAGGTACGCGCCCTTATCCCGGTCTGCGCGCACGGCGCGCCGCTGGATGTCGAGGGATGGGCTCAGTTTCAGGCCCGGACCGGCGTCAGGGTCGTCGTCGATGCCGCCGCCGCGCATGACAGCCTGACCGAAGCGCCGTTTCCCATGGCCGTCAGTGTGCACGCCACCAAGTCGCTGGGGGTGGGCGAGGGCGGTTATATCGTCTGCCCGAATGCGGATTTCGCGCTGAGGGTGCGCATGTTGTCGAGCTTCGGTTTTAACGGCACGCGCGAATCGCAGATGGTCGCGCTGAACGCCAAGATGAGCGAATACGCGGCGGCTGTGGCCCTGTCGGCTATGGACAACTGGGCTTCGACGCGGCTTCTGTATCAGCAGACGGCGTTCAAGCTGCGCATCGCGCTGAAGGATGTGCCGCAGGTTCAGTTCCAGGAGGGCTGGGGCCTGCGCTGGGTGTCGAGCGTTTGCGTGGTGCGGGTGCCTCAAGAGGCCCTGATGCCGCTGATTGCTTTCCTGAAAAGCCATCATATCGACAGCCGCCAATGGTGGGGCGATGGTTGTCACACTTCGCGAGCGTTTACGGATATTCTACGCGACACCCTTCCGAACACGGAGCATCTGGCGGCCACCACTCTTGGTTTGCCCTATTGCGCGACCATGGACGACGCTCAGGTGGCGCGCCTGACCGGCCTGCTGCAGTCGTTTTTCCAAGACGCATGA
- the cimA gene encoding citramalate synthase, with product MAERIYLYDSTLRDGSQAQGIDFTVADKLAIAQALDAFGIDYIEGGWPGANPTDDAFFAQAPKTRFARVSAFGMTRRAGRSASNDPGLQDILNANTPAVCLVGKSWDWQVETALKISTAENLKMIGDSLTHMIAQGREAHFDAEHFFDGYKANPAYALEAVKAAHEAGAEWIILCDTNGGSMPSEIYRIVSDVKAALPDAKLGIHCHNDTEQAVANSLAAVEAGVRQIQGTINGIGERCGNANLIALIPTLMLKMGYETGVSMEQLKEIGSLSRLIDDRLNRVPNRHAAYVGKSAFAHKGGLHVSAMARDSRSYEHIDPALVGNTRLILVSDKAGRANVLNRLEQMGIEVAADDERVSDLVRIVKDREAMGYAYEDASASFELLARGLLGQLPRYYELLSYRALNECRVEASGAQDTMAEATVKLSVAGETVMTVAEGNGPVNALDEALRKALTPHYPELKAMHLSDYKVRILTPSDATAALTRVVIESRDAEGHAWHTLGVSPNVIDASNAALFDAVTWFLLRQKVAVR from the coding sequence ATGGCCGAGCGTATCTATCTTTATGACTCCACCCTGCGCGATGGGTCGCAGGCTCAGGGAATCGACTTCACCGTTGCCGACAAGCTGGCGATCGCCCAGGCGCTCGACGCTTTCGGCATCGACTATATCGAAGGCGGCTGGCCGGGCGCCAACCCCACGGATGACGCTTTTTTCGCGCAGGCGCCAAAGACGCGCTTCGCCCGCGTCTCGGCCTTCGGCATGACGCGGCGCGCCGGGCGGTCGGCATCGAACGATCCGGGCCTTCAGGACATCCTCAACGCCAATACGCCCGCGGTCTGCCTCGTTGGCAAGAGCTGGGACTGGCAGGTCGAAACGGCGCTGAAGATCAGCACTGCCGAAAACCTCAAGATGATCGGCGACTCGCTGACGCACATGATCGCGCAGGGTCGCGAGGCGCATTTCGACGCCGAACACTTCTTCGACGGTTACAAGGCCAACCCCGCCTACGCGCTGGAGGCCGTCAAGGCCGCCCATGAGGCCGGGGCCGAATGGATTATCCTGTGCGACACCAATGGCGGCTCGATGCCGTCGGAAATCTATCGCATCGTCTCAGACGTGAAGGCCGCCCTGCCCGACGCCAAGCTGGGCATCCACTGCCATAACGACACCGAGCAGGCCGTAGCCAATTCGCTGGCCGCTGTCGAAGCCGGGGTGCGTCAGATCCAGGGCACGATCAACGGCATCGGCGAACGCTGCGGCAATGCCAATCTGATCGCGCTGATCCCGACCCTGATGCTCAAAATGGGCTATGAGACCGGCGTGTCGATGGAACAGCTTAAAGAGATCGGCTCGCTGTCGCGCCTGATCGACGACCGGCTGAACCGCGTGCCGAACCGCCACGCCGCCTATGTCGGAAAAAGCGCCTTCGCGCACAAGGGCGGGCTGCATGTGTCAGCGATGGCGCGCGACAGCCGGTCGTACGAACATATCGACCCGGCTCTGGTCGGCAATACGCGCCTGATCCTCGTCTCGGACAAGGCAGGCCGCGCCAATGTCCTCAACCGTCTGGAGCAGATGGGTATCGAGGTTGCCGCCGACGATGAACGCGTCAGTGACCTTGTGCGTATCGTCAAGGATCGCGAGGCCATGGGCTATGCCTATGAAGACGCCAGCGCCTCGTTCGAGCTTCTGGCCCGCGGGCTTCTGGGGCAGTTGCCGCGCTATTACGAACTGCTGAGCTACCGCGCGCTGAACGAATGCCGCGTCGAGGCCTCTGGCGCTCAGGACACGATGGCGGAAGCCACGGTCAAGCTGTCGGTCGCTGGCGAAACCGTGATGACGGTGGCCGAAGGCAACGGTCCAGTCAATGCGCTGGACGAAGCCCTGCGCAAGGCCCTGACGCCGCACTATCCGGAACTCAAGGCCATGCACCTGTCGGACTATAAGGTGCGCATCCTGACGCCGTCGGACGC